A portion of the Bradysia coprophila strain Holo2 unplaced genomic scaffold, BU_Bcop_v1 contig_297, whole genome shotgun sequence genome contains these proteins:
- the LOC119078771 gene encoding carbonic anhydrase 2, translating into MTSWGYSSTNGPEKWPELFPMASGHRQSPVNIDTNSTTRSSTLKKPLSWKYLPENTRSLVNPGYCWRVDVNGEGSELTGGPLTDDKYKLEQFHCHWGCSDGKGSEHTVDGLSYSGELHLVHWNTTKYPTFEAAAAHPDGLAVLGVFLKVGESHDELDKVAKYLPFISHKGDRVTLPEPCDPSKLLPNNPAYWTYFGSLTTPPFSESVIWLVFKTPVEVSKKQLELMRNLRCYDVNEPCPCDGNGKVINNYRPPLPLGNRELREIGGH; encoded by the exons GACCAGAAAAATGGCCAGAACTATTTCCCATGGCGTCAGGCCATCGTCAGTCTCCGGTCAATATTGACACCAATTCTACGACCCGTTCCAGTACCTTGAAAAAACCACTGTCATGGAAATACTTACCGGAAAATACACGCAGTCTTGTCAATCCCGGCTACTGCTGGCGAGTGGACGTGAACGGCGAAGGATCTGAATTGACCGGTGGTCCGTTGACCGATGACAAGTATAAGCTGGAACAATTTCATTGCCATTGGGGATGCTCAGATGGAAAAG GCTCTGAACACACCGTTGATGGACTGTCGTATTCAGGAGAACTTCATTTAGTTCATTGGAATACAACCAAATATCCAACATTCGAAGCGGCTGCAGCGCATCCAGACGGTTTAGCCGTTTTGGGAGTTTTTCTAAAG GTTGGTGAAAGTCATGACGAATTGGACAAAGTTGCCAAGTATTTACCATTCATTTCCCACAAAGGAGACAGA GTCACTCTACCCGAACCGTGCGATCCAAGCAAACTATTGCCCAACAATCCAGCCTACTGGACGTACTTCGGTTCGCTAACCACTCCCCCATTCTCCGAATCGGTCATCTGGCTGGTGTTCAAGACACCGGTCGAAGTGTCAAAGAAACAATTGGAATTGATGCGCAATCTGCGCTGCTACGATGTAAACGAACCGTGTCCGTGCGACGGCAACGGAAAAGTGATCAACAACTATCGGCCCCCGTTGCCGCTCGGCAATCGTGAACTTCGCGAAATTGGCGGACATTAG